Proteins encoded together in one uncultured Desulfosarcina sp. window:
- a CDS encoding phage major capsid protein, translating into MKKRTFQIEVGTVRDAEQRTIEATLSTTHPVKRFDGVEVLSHEPGAVDLSRAPLPLISGHDARSLPVGIVEGLQVIGGKLKGLLRISKSQDQIWTDIRDGILRNLSVGYFVKSRTRTAQGGYLVTKWQPYECSLVAAGADPAAGIGRSIFTHIRKEKGTMDLNDILKAKKRAVDELTELAMTEDLDEAATERFETLKGEIRGFDTRIEALELAQAGKDDLKKRGNTFQPDLDKHDRGTPSFEGGPAVDRSYRGMFGEPRQTDDAEQEAFVRAMTEGIGTAGGFSVPEEQTARWLDESLADEIIRPRATVWPMTSSTRTVPGWDAKDQSGGELFGGFAMEFLAEEGEGTKQTGKLRSITMKAHKGAIFCDISNELREDGQGFESQLEMAMKKSISLGLDYHFMRGTGAGMPQGLLNSPALVTVSQESGQSADTVLFTNVSKMFARMYPAGRSKAVWLANETLIPQLMSIYIPVGDAGQVVPVFKESNGTFTMLGRPVHFTSNLPALGDAGDLVFVDLSQYAIGLRKDMRVEKSNVPGWTQDLMSYRVIVRVDGMGTWNTYLTPRNGDTLSWCVTLEERAG; encoded by the coding sequence ATGAAAAAACGAACATTTCAGATTGAAGTGGGCACCGTCAGAGACGCCGAGCAGCGCACCATCGAAGCCACCCTGTCAACCACCCACCCTGTCAAAAGGTTTGACGGCGTAGAGGTTTTATCCCATGAACCCGGAGCCGTTGACCTTTCCCGCGCACCCCTTCCCCTCATTTCCGGCCATGACGCCCGTTCCCTTCCGGTTGGCATCGTCGAAGGCCTGCAGGTGATCGGCGGAAAGCTCAAAGGTCTGTTGAGAATTTCAAAATCACAGGACCAAATCTGGACCGACATTAGAGACGGTATCCTGCGGAACCTCTCTGTCGGCTATTTCGTCAAATCGAGGACAAGGACCGCCCAAGGGGGTTATCTGGTAACCAAGTGGCAGCCCTATGAATGCAGTCTGGTTGCTGCCGGCGCTGACCCCGCTGCTGGCATAGGAAGATCGATCTTTACTCATATCCGAAAGGAAAAAGGAACCATGGATCTGAACGACATTCTCAAAGCAAAGAAGCGGGCCGTCGATGAACTTACCGAGCTGGCCATGACCGAGGACCTGGACGAAGCTGCAACCGAACGGTTTGAAACCCTGAAAGGTGAAATCAGGGGCTTTGACACCCGCATCGAGGCCCTGGAACTGGCACAGGCCGGAAAAGACGACCTGAAGAAGCGGGGCAACACCTTTCAACCGGATCTGGACAAACACGACCGTGGGACACCCTCTTTCGAAGGTGGCCCGGCGGTGGACCGGTCCTATCGCGGCATGTTCGGAGAACCGCGTCAGACCGACGATGCCGAACAAGAGGCTTTCGTCCGGGCCATGACCGAGGGCATCGGTACGGCTGGCGGTTTCAGCGTACCCGAGGAACAGACCGCAAGATGGCTGGATGAATCCCTCGCGGACGAAATAATCCGTCCGCGTGCGACCGTATGGCCGATGACCAGCTCCACCCGGACGGTGCCCGGATGGGATGCCAAGGATCAGAGCGGCGGGGAACTGTTCGGCGGTTTCGCCATGGAGTTTCTCGCTGAAGAGGGCGAAGGCACCAAGCAGACCGGCAAGCTCCGGTCGATCACCATGAAAGCCCACAAAGGCGCTATTTTCTGCGACATCTCCAATGAGCTCCGCGAAGACGGGCAGGGCTTTGAAAGCCAGCTCGAAATGGCCATGAAGAAGTCCATCTCTTTGGGTCTGGATTACCACTTCATGCGGGGAACCGGGGCTGGAATGCCCCAAGGCCTTTTGAATAGCCCGGCCTTGGTTACGGTTTCCCAAGAGAGCGGTCAGTCCGCGGATACCGTACTTTTCACAAACGTCTCGAAAATGTTCGCCAGGATGTACCCCGCCGGCCGATCCAAGGCCGTGTGGCTGGCCAACGAGACGTTGATCCCGCAACTGATGAGCATCTACATCCCCGTTGGAGATGCCGGCCAGGTAGTGCCGGTCTTCAAGGAGTCGAACGGCACCTTCACCATGCTGGGCCGACCGGTTCACTTCACCTCGAATCTTCCCGCCCTGGGCGATGCCGGGGATCTGGTTTTCGTGGATCTGAGTCAATACGCAATCGGTCTTCGCAAGGACATGCGGGTGGAAAAATCCAACGTGCCCGGATGGACGCAAGACCTCATGTCTTACCGGGTGATCGTCCGCGTTGACGGCATGGGCACCTGGAACACCTACTTGACCCCGCGAAACGGCGACACCTTGAGCTGGTGCGTTACCCTGGAAGAGCGGGCCGGATAG
- the istB gene encoding IS21-like element helper ATPase IstB yields MDQLIADRLQDNLKRLKLTQAAEMLETVVAKAESDKDSYLSFLDQLLEEEVAAKEKRRVQTAMKTAGLPSAKTIEEYDFTFHPKLNKKEVMALFDLDFIGKQENVIFLGPPGVGKTHLAISLAIKACHHGFKVYFTTMDTLMRKLKEPQSRHKAYLTSALVVVDEVGYLPIDTKEAYLFFQFVSYRYERSSTLITSNKSFGDWQELFGEQVIATAILDRLLHHCRVVNIKGHSYRLRGHSFSKNDFATVGSSGLADVDGKTENQ; encoded by the coding sequence ATGGATCAACTGATCGCCGACCGCCTCCAGGACAACCTCAAACGGCTCAAGCTCACCCAGGCCGCCGAGATGCTCGAAACCGTGGTCGCCAAAGCCGAGTCCGACAAGGACTCTTATCTGTCTTTTCTGGATCAGCTGCTGGAAGAGGAAGTCGCCGCCAAGGAAAAACGGCGCGTACAGACCGCCATGAAGACCGCCGGGCTGCCATCGGCCAAGACCATCGAAGAGTACGATTTTACCTTTCACCCCAAGCTGAACAAAAAGGAGGTGATGGCCCTTTTCGATCTGGATTTCATCGGCAAGCAGGAGAACGTGATTTTCCTGGGACCGCCGGGCGTTGGCAAAACCCATCTGGCCATATCGCTGGCGATCAAGGCCTGCCATCACGGGTTCAAGGTCTACTTCACCACCATGGACACCCTGATGAGGAAACTCAAAGAGCCCCAGTCCCGGCACAAGGCATATCTGACTTCGGCCCTGGTGGTAGTCGATGAAGTCGGGTACCTGCCCATCGACACGAAGGAGGCGTATCTGTTCTTTCAGTTCGTCTCTTATCGCTACGAGCGATCATCGACGCTGATCACCTCCAACAAGAGCTTCGGGGACTGGCAAGAGTTGTTCGGCGAGCAGGTCATCGCCACCGCGATCCTCGACCGGCTGCTGCATCACTGCCGGGTGGTCAACATCAAGGGGCACAGCTATCGGCTCCGCGGGCACAGTTTTTCAAAGAACGATTTCGCCACGGTCGGTTCCTCAGGGTTGGCCGACGTGGATGGGAAGACGGAGAATCAATGA
- a CDS encoding thioesterase family protein, which produces MKPKPLTHATSYRVIYGDTDTMGVVYHANYLRWFEIGRTELFRHLGLPYQKIEDRGLMLPVSEVKCKYITPARYDDIIIINATLNTEFRAGMQFDYVITSEDGSVTHTTGYTRHAFINKQGKVVRPPAFIRELVQAVNRKGRDQ; this is translated from the coding sequence ATGAAACCAAAACCCCTCACCCATGCGACCTCCTACCGTGTCATTTACGGTGACACGGACACCATGGGCGTCGTCTACCACGCCAATTACCTGCGCTGGTTCGAGATCGGCCGCACCGAACTGTTCCGCCATCTGGGGCTGCCTTACCAGAAGATCGAGGACCGGGGACTGATGCTGCCCGTTTCCGAAGTGAAATGCAAATATATCACCCCGGCGCGATACGACGACATCATCATCATCAACGCGACCCTCAATACGGAGTTCAGGGCCGGCATGCAGTTCGACTACGTCATCACCAGCGAGGACGGTTCCGTCACCCACACCACCGGCTACACCCGGCATGCCTTTATTAACAAGCAGGGCAAGGTCGTACGGCCGCCGGCGTTTATTCGGGAGCTTGTACAAGCGGTGAACAGGAAGGGTCGTGATCAGTGA
- a CDS encoding phage portal protein: MGLFDIFKRWRSVSWARYDEYHGGDESSSGACVTVETALGVPAVFACVRVLAESIAALPLITYERLENDDKRRARDFSLYPILHDIPNPLMTASELWEMMAGHLALRGNAYAYIERDAGEVVALWPLHPDRMKIELKNRLLVYSYQNDETEVNYRAADILHIRGLSSDGIIGYSPLQLCRDTFGSAIAVREFSSRYFKNDASPGGILTTPNALSQTQTEAIREGWNKGFQGSKKAHKTAVLGGDLKWQAVGISPEDSQMIDTMKFSVVEIARIFRVPLNLVMDYERSTYSNVTEQNRSFLTHTLRPWLTRIEQAVYKALLTEEEKKRYFAEYLTADLLRGDTKSRYEAYEIGKRAGFLTVNEIRTAENLNRIEGGDSLSTNQS, from the coding sequence ATGGGTCTATTCGATATCTTCAAACGCTGGCGGTCGGTGTCCTGGGCACGGTACGACGAATACCACGGCGGTGATGAATCCAGTAGCGGTGCGTGTGTGACCGTGGAAACCGCCCTTGGAGTGCCGGCCGTGTTCGCCTGTGTGCGCGTGCTGGCCGAGTCCATTGCTGCCCTGCCGCTGATAACATACGAACGCCTGGAAAACGACGATAAGCGCCGTGCACGTGATTTTTCCCTGTACCCCATCCTGCATGACATCCCCAATCCGCTGATGACGGCATCCGAGTTGTGGGAAATGATGGCGGGGCACCTTGCCCTTCGCGGCAACGCATACGCCTACATCGAGCGGGATGCCGGCGAAGTGGTCGCATTGTGGCCGTTGCACCCGGACCGGATGAAAATCGAACTCAAGAACCGGTTGCTGGTTTATTCCTACCAAAACGACGAAACCGAAGTGAATTATCGGGCAGCCGACATCCTGCATATCAGGGGTCTGTCTTCCGATGGGATCATCGGTTACAGTCCGTTGCAATTGTGCCGGGACACCTTCGGCAGCGCCATTGCCGTTCGGGAGTTTTCCTCCCGATACTTCAAGAACGATGCTTCGCCCGGCGGTATCCTGACCACGCCCAACGCATTGAGCCAAACCCAGACCGAAGCCATCCGCGAAGGTTGGAACAAAGGATTCCAGGGATCGAAGAAAGCCCACAAGACCGCCGTGCTGGGTGGTGATCTGAAATGGCAGGCCGTGGGCATCTCTCCCGAAGATTCCCAGATGATCGACACCATGAAGTTTAGCGTTGTCGAGATCGCCCGAATCTTCCGGGTGCCCCTGAACCTTGTCATGGATTACGAGAGATCCACTTACAGCAACGTCACCGAGCAGAACCGATCCTTCCTGACCCACACCCTTCGCCCCTGGCTGACCCGCATCGAGCAGGCCGTTTACAAGGCCCTGCTGACCGAAGAGGAAAAAAAGCGGTACTTCGCCGAATACCTGACCGCCGACCTGCTACGCGGCGACACCAAGAGCCGGTACGAAGCCTACGAGATCGGCAAACGGGCCGGCTTCCTGACCGTCAACGAGATCCGGACCGCCGAAAACCTGAACCGCATCGAGGGCGGCGACAGCTTATCCACCAATCAGTCTTAA
- a CDS encoding helix-turn-helix transcriptional regulator, protein MSPAIHLPIPAKKALKKVGKDIGDARKRRRITMELMAERAGISRVTLGKIERGEPTVSMGAYATVLFTLGIIDHLQNLADASTDIVGRELEEENLPKRVRLPRSSKGRE, encoded by the coding sequence ATGAGTCCGGCAATACATTTACCCATTCCGGCTAAAAAAGCTTTGAAGAAAGTAGGAAAAGACATCGGAGATGCACGCAAGAGGCGACGGATTACCATGGAACTCATGGCCGAGCGCGCAGGTATTTCAAGGGTCACTCTCGGTAAAATCGAAAGGGGAGAGCCAACTGTTTCCATGGGGGCGTATGCAACCGTTCTTTTCACACTCGGTATAATCGATCATCTTCAGAATCTTGCTGATGCCAGCACCGACATCGTCGGGCGTGAATTAGAAGAGGAAAATCTGCCCAAACGTGTCAGACTCCCGCGAAGCAGTAAAGGCAGAGAATAA
- a CDS encoding site-specific integrase — protein sequence MPAQKRHPTKYPGVYFIIGTSVATGKPDRIYYIDYRKDGKRIQEKAGRASQKMTPAKAARRRSDKINGHIPSNKEKREAEEAAKQAEAGRYTISKLWTAYKEAKPNLKGIVTDENRFDLYIEPDFGKKEPSELIPLDVDRLRLKLLKTKSPGTVKNVLELLRRLINYGVKKQLCEGTSFKIEMPTVNNLKTEDLSPKQLKKLLAAIEKDDHAQAGDMMLLALYSGMRRGEMFRLEWRDIDYRRGFITLRDPKGLFDQTIPLNKAARAILKKHPKRKGSPFVFPGRSGKMRTDINKAVGKIKKDAGLPAGFRALHGLRHVYASMLASSGQVDLYTLQKLLTHKSPLMTQRYAHLRDDALKQASNLAGDIVANIRTEKVKDVSNG from the coding sequence ATGCCAGCACAAAAGCGCCATCCCACCAAATATCCGGGCGTCTATTTTATCATCGGCACGTCCGTTGCCACCGGGAAACCAGACCGGATCTATTACATCGACTATCGCAAGGACGGAAAACGCATCCAAGAGAAGGCCGGCCGTGCATCCCAGAAAATGACACCAGCAAAGGCAGCCCGGCGCCGATCAGACAAGATCAATGGGCACATTCCATCGAACAAAGAGAAACGAGAGGCCGAAGAAGCGGCAAAACAGGCCGAGGCCGGACGATACACTATATCGAAGCTGTGGACCGCCTACAAAGAAGCGAAACCGAATCTGAAAGGCATTGTAACGGATGAGAACCGCTTCGACCTCTATATTGAACCTGACTTCGGAAAAAAGGAGCCGTCCGAATTGATCCCCCTGGACGTCGACCGCCTTCGGCTGAAACTGTTGAAAACAAAATCACCCGGAACCGTCAAAAATGTGTTGGAACTGCTGCGGCGGCTCATCAATTACGGAGTGAAGAAACAGCTATGCGAAGGAACCAGCTTTAAAATTGAGATGCCGACGGTAAACAATCTCAAAACCGAAGATTTATCACCAAAGCAATTAAAAAAGCTGTTGGCGGCCATCGAAAAAGACGACCATGCACAGGCTGGCGATATGATGCTCTTAGCTTTATATTCCGGGATGCGCCGCGGTGAGATGTTCCGTCTTGAATGGCGGGATATCGATTACCGTCGGGGCTTCATTACGCTACGGGACCCAAAAGGCTTATTTGACCAAACCATTCCCTTGAATAAAGCTGCCAGGGCAATATTGAAAAAACATCCGAAGAGGAAAGGATCGCCTTTCGTCTTTCCGGGTCGTAGCGGGAAAATGCGGACGGACATCAACAAGGCCGTGGGGAAAATAAAGAAGGATGCAGGCCTACCGGCCGGTTTCCGGGCGCTTCATGGACTCCGGCATGTTTACGCATCGATGTTGGCATCATCGGGCCAGGTTGACCTCTATACACTTCAAAAGCTGTTGACCCACAAAAGCCCGTTGATGACTCAGCGATACGCACACCTTAGAGACGATGCATTGAAACAGGCATCGAACCTTGCAGGTGATATAGTGGCGAATATCAGAACAGAAAAAGTAAAGGATGTATCAAATGGATGA
- a CDS encoding four helix bundle protein, whose product MDHKDLEVWKKSIDTVIEIYRLSDAFPKSEIYGLTSQLRRAAVSIPSNIAEGAARGSDKEFLYFLNIASGSLAEVETQIIIAKRLGYVTTEEQILENVKTIRKMLAGLIKYLKKK is encoded by the coding sequence ATGGATCATAAAGATCTTGAAGTCTGGAAAAAATCCATCGACACGGTCATTGAAATATACCGACTGTCCGATGCATTCCCCAAATCAGAGATCTATGGGTTGACATCCCAACTGCGACGTGCGGCGGTTAGTATTCCGAGCAATATCGCGGAAGGAGCTGCCAGAGGATCTGACAAGGAGTTTCTTTATTTCCTCAATATCGCGTCGGGATCGCTGGCTGAGGTAGAAACCCAAATCATCATCGCGAAACGCTTGGGATACGTCACTACAGAAGAACAGATCCTGGAGAATGTTAAAACCATACGAAAAATGCTCGCCGGCCTAATCAAGTATCTAAAAAAGAAATAA
- a CDS encoding HNH endonuclease signature motif containing protein produces MPGKPRRYCAKFPCSNLAEPGSAYCRAHKPKPAPKETDPFYSSTAWKRFRSWYRARHPLCEECEKHGRIVPMAIVDHIVEIKDGGAPFSEDNVQSLCRSCHNKKTARESRLRRENHQVGTERHRADTRIVS; encoded by the coding sequence ATGCCCGGTAAACCCCGCCGATACTGCGCCAAGTTTCCCTGCAGCAACCTGGCAGAGCCCGGCAGCGCCTATTGCCGGGCTCATAAGCCCAAGCCAGCGCCGAAGGAGACGGACCCCTTCTATTCCAGCACAGCATGGAAGCGGTTTAGGAGCTGGTACAGGGCAAGGCACCCGCTTTGTGAAGAATGCGAGAAGCACGGGCGGATCGTACCCATGGCCATTGTCGATCACATTGTTGAGATCAAGGATGGTGGTGCCCCATTTTCGGAAGATAACGTCCAAAGCCTGTGCCGGTCATGCCACAACAAGAAAACGGCCCGAGAATCGCGTCTCAGGCGGGAAAATCATCAGGTAGGCACAGAGCGGCACCGGGCCGACACCCGAATCGTGAGTTAA
- a CDS encoding helix-turn-helix domain-containing protein — MVKSMDELLTDREAARLLNLKVQTLRNWRFQGRGPAYHKFGAAVRYAMEDIKAYRDQSRVSPQQ; from the coding sequence ATGGTTAAATCGATGGACGAATTATTGACCGACCGGGAAGCTGCGAGACTTCTCAACCTTAAGGTTCAGACACTGAGAAATTGGCGTTTTCAAGGTCGCGGTCCCGCATACCATAAATTCGGCGCAGCCGTCCGCTATGCGATGGAAGATATCAAAGCGTATCGTGATCAATCCCGCGTGAGCCCTCAACAATAG
- a CDS encoding PIN domain-containing protein: MTDYVWKHLPYAIYLDTNALRSAGTNLDKPWISELLSITNQYGIEVGLSELVLDEWCEHLISVLKGNRQKFLSSMSVLRNYDISVPDIEPEKIIVPKKENLFRIVSQMMKSTGFSIIPNWDATLSRLLDEAVSKKPPFQHGGKGLCDAVILESYAEHAKKSFEKARVLVISNDDAVKRSGSRFKDRGIAVAFVGESEIVEKLKSLLKDEVAAYIESRKVKLKTYILGRESEILDFVRKAQLEITDWKINPPLGEYGGEIYGTIESILAVRPLGITEVIGGAPTYGEKMGEDRYPVKITVEIELEIIVNDHGIGLRNLLEPKAIATVQPDTLDNQTPVSMEKKNYYWKPREIVKTIKRDFTVFATLDDKQEKNGVFEDLRMEKVY; this comes from the coding sequence ATGACTGACTATGTCTGGAAACATCTACCTTATGCAATATATTTGGATACAAATGCTTTGCGTTCTGCAGGTACCAACCTTGATAAACCCTGGATAAGCGAACTTTTATCCATCACAAATCAATATGGCATTGAGGTGGGTTTGTCTGAACTCGTTCTTGATGAGTGGTGTGAGCACCTCATAAGCGTTTTGAAAGGTAATCGGCAAAAGTTTCTGTCATCAATGTCTGTATTAAGGAATTATGACATTTCAGTACCAGACATTGAACCGGAGAAAATCATCGTTCCTAAAAAGGAAAATCTATTCAGGATTGTATCCCAGATGATGAAATCTACTGGTTTCAGCATCATCCCCAATTGGGATGCCACTCTATCTCGGTTACTGGATGAAGCCGTCTCGAAAAAGCCACCCTTCCAACATGGAGGGAAAGGCTTGTGCGATGCTGTAATCCTTGAAAGTTACGCTGAACATGCAAAAAAGAGTTTCGAAAAGGCCAGAGTGCTGGTCATCAGTAACGATGATGCAGTTAAACGGTCTGGTTCAAGATTCAAAGATCGCGGAATCGCTGTGGCCTTTGTTGGTGAGTCTGAAATCGTTGAGAAATTAAAATCCCTGCTCAAGGATGAAGTGGCGGCTTATATTGAATCTAGAAAAGTGAAGTTGAAAACATATATTCTCGGACGTGAATCGGAAATATTAGATTTTGTTAGAAAAGCTCAGTTGGAAATAACTGACTGGAAGATCAATCCTCCTCTTGGCGAATATGGTGGTGAAATTTATGGAACTATCGAGAGCATTCTTGCCGTGCGGCCTTTAGGAATAACCGAAGTAATCGGTGGTGCTCCAACTTATGGTGAAAAAATGGGAGAGGACAGGTATCCTGTAAAAATAACAGTTGAAATCGAATTGGAAATTATTGTCAATGACCACGGCATCGGGCTACGTAATCTTTTAGAACCTAAAGCAATAGCCACTGTTCAACCTGATACACTTGATAATCAAACACCAGTTAGCATGGAGAAAAAAAACTATTACTGGAAACCAAGGGAAATAGTAAAAACAATAAAAAGAGATTTTACAGTATTTGCAACTCTTGATGACAAACAAGAAAAAAATGGGGTTTTTGAAGACCTTAGAATGGAAAAAGTCTATTGA
- a CDS encoding terminase TerL endonuclease subunit, whose amino-acid sequence MGKRGPKSAAKKYADAQRTGPYFPDGFPWDNPKLTRATRVIKFVESLPITSGVHAGKPFRLRPWQKKIVRAIYRTRRKKRIVRTALITMPRKNGKSALAAALALCHLLGPESEQRGQCYSAAADREQAAIIFREMEAIILAVPEFEERCHIQSFYKMITDYQTGSVYRAMSADGRKAHGLSPSFMIYDELAQAKDRELYDNLTTGTGARAEPLMVVISTQSPDPHHIMSELVDYAIDLENGTLPPDPSFFGCVYAALDDADAWDEKTWKACNPALGDFRSLPEMRQFAEQAKRIPTKEATFRNLYLNQRVDAEARFISSNDYDACVREIPDLAGRACYGGLDLSSTQDLTAFVLCFPPQTEDEPFFVLPFAWVPAESIRRRAKEDRVPYDIWQRDGYIEPVPGSVIDYQPILAKIDDLAQLYDLQAIAFDRWGATRVVNDLTEAGMTVLEFGQGFASMSPPSKEMEKLILERKIGFPDNPVIKWCFGNVIAETDAAGNIKFSKKKSAEKIDVAVAAVMALDGAIRNQAQKVEPSIVWM is encoded by the coding sequence ATGGGCAAACGCGGACCGAAAAGCGCAGCCAAGAAATACGCCGATGCACAACGCACCGGACCCTATTTTCCTGACGGCTTCCCATGGGACAATCCGAAGCTGACCCGGGCCACCCGTGTGATAAAATTCGTCGAGTCTCTACCGATCACCAGCGGCGTCCATGCCGGAAAACCCTTTCGGCTTCGTCCCTGGCAAAAGAAGATCGTTCGTGCCATCTATCGCACCCGGCGGAAAAAGCGCATCGTGCGCACCGCCCTTATCACCATGCCGCGAAAGAACGGCAAGTCCGCCCTGGCAGCCGCCCTTGCCCTTTGTCATCTTCTGGGCCCGGAATCTGAGCAGCGGGGCCAATGCTACAGCGCAGCGGCCGACCGCGAGCAGGCAGCCATAATTTTCAGGGAGATGGAAGCCATCATCCTGGCCGTTCCCGAATTCGAAGAGCGTTGCCACATCCAATCTTTCTACAAGATGATCACCGATTACCAAACCGGATCGGTTTACCGGGCCATGTCCGCCGATGGCCGGAAAGCCCACGGTCTGAGCCCTTCGTTCATGATCTACGACGAACTTGCACAGGCCAAGGACCGAGAACTCTATGACAACCTGACCACCGGGACCGGGGCCAGGGCCGAACCCTTGATGGTGGTCATCTCCACCCAGAGCCCAGATCCGCACCACATTATGAGCGAACTGGTAGATTACGCCATAGACCTGGAAAACGGCACCCTGCCACCCGATCCCTCTTTTTTTGGATGCGTCTACGCGGCGCTCGACGATGCCGACGCATGGGACGAAAAGACCTGGAAGGCCTGTAACCCGGCCCTTGGTGATTTCCGGTCTTTACCCGAGATGAGACAATTCGCGGAACAGGCGAAAAGGATTCCAACGAAGGAAGCGACGTTCCGGAACCTGTACCTCAATCAACGGGTGGATGCCGAAGCCCGGTTCATCTCTTCCAACGACTATGACGCATGTGTTCGAGAGATCCCCGACCTGGCCGGCCGTGCCTGCTATGGAGGGCTGGACCTTTCCAGTACACAAGACCTGACCGCCTTCGTCCTGTGCTTCCCGCCCCAGACCGAGGACGAACCGTTCTTTGTCCTGCCCTTCGCCTGGGTGCCCGCTGAATCCATCCGGCGCCGTGCCAAAGAGGACCGCGTCCCCTATGATATTTGGCAGCGGGACGGCTATATCGAGCCCGTTCCCGGCAGTGTGATCGATTACCAGCCGATCCTAGCCAAGATAGACGACCTGGCGCAACTCTATGACCTGCAAGCCATCGCCTTCGACCGCTGGGGGGCCACCCGCGTCGTCAATGACCTGACCGAAGCCGGCATGACCGTGCTGGAATTCGGGCAAGGCTTTGCGTCGATGTCTCCACCGTCGAAAGAGATGGAAAAACTCATCCTTGAGCGCAAGATCGGATTTCCCGACAACCCGGTCATTAAATGGTGCTTCGGCAATGTCATCGCCGAAACCGATGCCGCCGGAAACATCAAGTTTTCGAAGAAAAAGAGCGCCGAGAAGATAGACGTCGCGGTCGCGGCGGTCATGGCCCTCGACGGTGCTATTCGCAACCAAGCCCAAAAAGTGGAGCCCTCTATCGTTTGGATGTAA
- the istA gene encoding IS21 family transposase gives MDIIALHQQGLSQREITKRTGRHRKTVKKYIQNGQTPGYHKAQRRESILAPYYPVINDFLEEDDYRATWIYQRLKQLGYAGGYDTVKIYVRRRKRKRKRQAYIRFETIPGLQGQMDWADFKVADFKGGSFTVYLFVLVLGFSRAMFAMFVDRCTLQSFMDAHIAAFHYLGGIPMEMLYDNMKHVVISRTGGQTVFNVEFMHFTQHYGFKPLACMPYSPWVKGKVERPVDYIRESFWRGYGFTSIEQANRDLLSWLDETANRRKHGTHRQLVDLRWRQEQSSLSPCPASDYDTSIKEYRRVYKDCYISYNASRYQVPPDVVGKKILLKVKDGIIRFYDDDRLLATHREAEEKGSWVTDANITAQILKQRQKAKKKYGRTKGKATRGLVNASLFPQVLYRPLSVYEQIAKGGGTWIN, from the coding sequence ATGGACATTATTGCATTGCATCAACAAGGCCTTTCGCAAAGGGAGATCACCAAACGAACTGGCCGCCATCGCAAGACCGTTAAAAAATATATTCAGAATGGACAAACTCCCGGTTACCACAAGGCCCAACGGCGCGAAAGCATCCTGGCTCCCTACTACCCGGTGATTAACGATTTCCTCGAAGAGGATGATTACCGTGCCACCTGGATCTATCAACGACTCAAACAGTTAGGCTATGCTGGCGGATACGATACCGTCAAAATCTATGTCCGCAGGCGCAAACGAAAACGCAAGCGCCAGGCTTACATCCGGTTCGAGACGATTCCCGGATTGCAGGGGCAGATGGACTGGGCCGACTTCAAGGTCGCGGATTTCAAGGGCGGCAGTTTTACCGTTTACCTGTTCGTCCTGGTCCTGGGATTTTCCCGGGCCATGTTTGCCATGTTCGTTGACCGCTGCACCCTGCAGTCCTTCATGGATGCCCATATTGCCGCCTTTCACTACCTGGGCGGGATTCCCATGGAAATGCTCTATGACAACATGAAGCATGTGGTGATCAGCCGCACAGGTGGGCAGACTGTTTTCAATGTCGAGTTCATGCACTTTACCCAGCACTATGGTTTCAAGCCTCTGGCCTGCATGCCCTACAGTCCCTGGGTGAAAGGCAAGGTGGAACGCCCGGTGGATTACATTCGCGAGTCGTTCTGGCGCGGTTATGGTTTTACCAGCATCGAGCAGGCGAACCGGGATCTTCTCAGCTGGCTTGACGAAACAGCCAATCGCAGGAAGCATGGAACCCACCGGCAGCTGGTGGACCTGCGCTGGCGGCAGGAACAATCCAGCTTAAGTCCATGCCCTGCCAGCGACTACGATACGTCCATAAAAGAGTATCGCAGGGTCTACAAGGACTGCTATATTTCCTATAACGCCAGCCGGTATCAAGTGCCGCCGGATGTGGTCGGCAAAAAGATCCTGCTGAAGGTCAAGGACGGTATCATCCGATTCTACGATGACGACCGGCTGCTGGCCACGCATAGGGAAGCCGAGGAAAAGGGCAGCTGGGTTACCGATGCGAATATCACCGCCCAGATCTTGAAGCAGCGGCAGAAAGCGAAAAAGAAATACGGTCGCACCAAAGGCAAGGCCACCCGGGGACTGGTGAATGCCAGTTTGTTCCCACAGGTGCTTTACCGTCCGCTGTCCGTGTATGAGCAGATCGCGAAAGGAGGTGGCACATGGATCAACTGA